One stretch of Hevea brasiliensis isolate MT/VB/25A 57/8 chromosome 12, ASM3005281v1, whole genome shotgun sequence DNA includes these proteins:
- the LOC110649943 gene encoding uncharacterized protein LOC110649943: protein MAYPHYRSQFGDTTFTKVFVGGLAWETPTEEMRRYFEQFGEILEAVIITDKDTGKSKGYGFVTFREPESAARACADPKPVIDGRKANCNIASLGRPRPSTPRGRPQGGSTPYQGSPSYSGVATPLPPPPPPPRPPPPPVFFPHFGYPPYTPGYGYHQAIYNTQVQHPQYYHQVYGTSSSAMGSPYYYHGYSLQPPREARSAPQPLRLPGPPSYFYYPSSTFDPSFSTYPPPPTIQPTRHPFPSSTDSQQTPQHPTTETEAGVVTSEISNP, encoded by the exons ATGGCTTATCCACATTATCGATCTCAATTTGGAGATACAACGTTCACTAAAGTGTTCGTTGGGGGCTTAGCTTGGGAGACCCCTACTGAAGAAATGCGTAGATACTTTGAGCAGTTTGGAGAAATTCTTGAAGCTGTTATCATCACTGATAAGGACACAGGAAAATCCAAAGGATATGGCTTT GTTACTTTTCGCGAACCTGAATCGGCCGCAAGAGCTTGTGCTGATCCAAAACCTGTAATTGATGGGAGAAAAGCTAATTGCAATATTGCTTCTCTTGGACGGCCTAGACCTTCAACTCCCAGAG GAAGACCACAAGGTGGCAGTACTCCTTACCAGGGAAGCCCATCATATAGTGGAGTGGCAACGCCATTGCCTCCTCCTCCACCACCACCGCGCCCGCCGCCGCCTCCTGTTTTCTTTCCACATTTCGG GTATCCACCTTACACTCCTGGTTATGGGTACCACCAG GCTATCTATAACACACAAGTTCAACACCCACAATACTATCATCAAGTGTATGGAACATCATCATCCGCAATGGGCTCACCATACTACTATCATGGTTACTCTTTGCAACCTCCAAGGGAAGCACGTTCTGCACCTCAACCTCTACGTTTACCAGGACCACCCTCCTATTTTTACTACCCTAGCAGTACTTTCGACCCATCCTTCTCTACGTATCCTCCTCCGCCTACTATTCAACCCACAAGGCATCCCTTCCCTTCTTCTACTG ATTCGCAGCAGACTCCACAGCATCCCACAACAGAAACAGAAGCTGGTGTGGTTACTTCGGAAATTTCAAATCCTTAG
- the LOC110649944 gene encoding 7-deoxyloganetin glucosyltransferase, protein MGSLSFLQKPHAVCIPYPAQGHINPMLKLAKLLHHKGFHITFVNTEYNHKRLLKSRGPDSLNGLPTFQFHTIPDGLPPTDADATQDIPSLCQSTKKTCLAPFRNLLSMLNDTSSSDVPPVTCIISDGAMSFTLDAAQELDIPEVLFWTTSACGFMAYLQCHQLIDKGLTPLKDESYLTNGYLDTVIDWIPGMKGIRLRDIPPFIRTTDPGDAMIDFIISETERCQKASAIILNTFDALEHDVLTALSTLLPPVYSIGSLHLLLDNVEDKDLKLIGSNLWKEESGCLEWLDSKEPNSVVYVNFGSITVMTNEQLVEFAWGLANSNKTFMWVIRPDLVAGHTAVLPPEFVTVTKERGLLASWCPQEQVLSHPSIGGFLTHCGWNSTLESICAGVPMICWPFFAEQQTNCRYICSEWGIGMEINSDVKRNEVESLLIELMEGDKGKEMKKKAMEWRQMAKEATASLGGSSVQNLENVINQALLSSSTD, encoded by the exons ATGGGTTCCTTAAGCTTTCTTCAAAAGCCTCATGCAGTCTGCATTCCTTACCCAGCTCAAGGCCACATAAACCCCATGCTCAAACTAGCCAAACTCCTCCACCACAAAGGCTTCCATATCACCTTTGTTAACACCGAGTATAACCATAAGCGCCTCCTCAAATCTCGAGGCCCCGACTCTCTCAACGGCCTCCCTACCTTTCAGTTTCATACCATCCCCGATGGCCTCCCTCCAACCGACGCTGATGCCACCCAGGACATACCATCCCTGTGCCAGTCCACCAAGAAAACCTGCTTGGCTCCCTTTAGAAACCTCCTCTCCATGCTCAATGACACTTCTTCATCTGACGTTCCTCCTGTAACTTGCATAATTTCTGATGGGGCCATGAGCTTCACTCTTGATGCAGCACAGGAGCTGGATATTCCTGAGGTTCTGTTTTGGACAACTAGTGCTTGTGGTTTTATGGCCTACCTTCAATGTCATCAGTTAATTGACAAGGGTCTCACGCCATTGAAAG ATGAGAGCTACTTAACTAATGGTTACCTGGATACCGTTATAGATTGGATTCCAGGCATGAAAGGTATCCGCTTGAGGGATATACCACCTTTTATCAGAACCACAGATCCTGGAGACGCTATGATTGATTTTATAATCTCAGAGACTGAAAGATGTCAAAAAGCCTCTGCAATTATCTTGAATACATTTGATGCCTTGGAGCATGATGTTTTAACTGCACTTTCTACATTATTGCCCCCTGTATACTCCATTGGCTCTCTTCACCTTCTCCTCGATAACGTTGAAGATAAGGACTTGAAGTTGATTGGATCAAACTTATGGAAAGAAGAATCTGGGTGTCTTGAATGGCTCGACTCAAAAGAACCCAACTCAGTCGTTTACGTGAATTTCGGAAGCATCACTGTCATGACAAACGAGcagttggtagagtttgcttgggGACTTgctaatagcaacaaaacatttaTGTGGGTTATCAGGCCTGATCTTGTCGCCGGACATACCGCCGTTCTCCCGCCAGAGTTTGTGACAGTGACTAAAGAAAGAGGTCTTTTAGCAAGCTGGTGCCCCCAGGAACAAGTGCTAAGCCACCCATCAATTGGAGGGTTCTTAACACACTGTGGATGGAACTCTACCCTTGAAAGCATCTGTGCAGGAGTACCAATGATTTGTTGGCCTTTCTTCGCAGAGCAACAAACCAATTGCCGTTACATTTGCAGTGAATGGGGCATTGGCATGGAGATAAACAGTGATGTGAAGAGGAATGAAGTTGAGAGCCTTTTGATAGAGTTAATGGAAGGAGACAAGggtaaagaaatgaagaagaaagccATGGAATGGAGGCAGATGGCAAAAGAGGCTACTGCGAGTCTCGGAGGCTCATCTGTCCAGAATTTGGAAAACGTCATCAACCAAGCTCTACTGTCATCTTCTACAGATTAG